A single genomic interval of Mycolicibacterium sp. MU0053 harbors:
- a CDS encoding ferredoxin, translated as MRVKVDRDRCEGNAICVGIAPQVFDLDDDEYAVTKVDVIPADQEDLAAQAVAECPRAALSQED; from the coding sequence ATGCGGGTGAAGGTGGACCGTGATCGATGCGAAGGCAACGCCATATGCGTGGGCATCGCTCCGCAGGTGTTCGATCTCGATGACGATGAATACGCCGTGACAAAGGTCGACGTGATTCCCGCCGACCAAGAGGACCTGGCCGCGCAGGCGGTCGCCGAGTGCCCGCGCGCCGCGCTGAGCCAGGAAGACTAG
- a CDS encoding 3-oxoacyl-ACP reductase, which translates to MTSNATRDSAALDLSGKVAVVTGAAAGLGRAEAIGLARCGATIVVNDIAKALEASDVLDEIASSGGKGVTVAGDVSARSTADELVATADGLGGLSIVVNNAGITRDRMLFNMSDEDFDAVIAVHLRGHFLLTRNAATYWRDKSKAENGPVYGRLVNTSSEAGLGGPPGQANYGAAKAGITALTVSAARGLSRYGVRANVICPRARTPMTADTFGAAPELDAGEVDGLSPEHVVTLVQYLASPASEPVNGQVFIVYGPSVALVSAPTIEQTFSAAGDAWDTAALSGAMGQYFADRDPERMFSAVGLLDG; encoded by the coding sequence GTGACATCGAACGCGACTCGAGATTCGGCCGCCCTGGACCTGTCCGGGAAGGTCGCGGTGGTTACCGGCGCCGCGGCGGGGCTGGGGCGGGCAGAGGCGATCGGCCTGGCCCGCTGCGGGGCGACCATCGTCGTCAACGACATTGCCAAGGCCCTGGAGGCCTCCGATGTGCTCGACGAGATCGCCAGCTCCGGTGGCAAGGGTGTCACCGTGGCCGGCGATGTCAGCGCCCGCTCCACCGCGGATGAGTTGGTGGCCACCGCCGACGGACTGGGCGGTCTGAGCATCGTGGTGAACAACGCCGGCATTACGCGCGACCGGATGCTGTTCAACATGTCCGACGAGGACTTTGACGCGGTCATCGCGGTGCATCTGCGCGGTCACTTCCTGCTGACCCGCAACGCGGCGACCTATTGGCGCGACAAGTCCAAGGCGGAGAACGGCCCGGTCTACGGCCGCTTGGTGAACACCTCCTCGGAGGCCGGGCTGGGTGGGCCGCCCGGGCAGGCCAACTACGGGGCCGCGAAGGCCGGTATCACCGCGCTGACGGTCTCGGCGGCGCGCGGCTTGAGCCGCTACGGCGTGCGCGCCAACGTGATCTGCCCGCGGGCCCGGACGCCGATGACGGCGGACACCTTCGGTGCGGCACCCGAACTCGACGCCGGCGAAGTGGACGGCCTGTCGCCCGAGCATGTTGTCACCCTGGTGCAGTACCTGGCCTCGCCGGCCTCCGAACCGGTCAACGGCCAGGTGTTCATCGTTTATGGTCCATCTGTGGCGCTGGTTTCAGCGCCCACGATCGAGCAGACGTTCAGCGCGGCGGGCGACGCCTGGGACACCGCGGCGTTGAGCGGGGCAATGGGGCAATACTTTGCCGACCGCGACCCCGAGCGGATGTTCTCGGCCGTGGGTCTGCTGGACGGTTGA